From a region of the Sesamum indicum cultivar Zhongzhi No. 13 linkage group LG3, S_indicum_v1.0, whole genome shotgun sequence genome:
- the LOC105157254 gene encoding kinetochore protein Spc25, protein MQGSGKSNMRTRMAEMRLVCEREIPIQQHRIDSLHTLYSNRFDFAKSEAQRTIQLQEKLGKLKGELREAEDALVKALAVKTRKEAKRMAIEESISVMKARVEELKGIVEDQRGRKNEYAAIISQQSEALTACKDKCNQNKEHREQIEEAISWYNKVLGFRIECGHGVKFIFSSINPKNPNEEYSFIIRHENEKYTLLNCDPHLSDTKELVYELNKTNGLFKFVRTMREKFQEAVARGITLHGSSLDQDSSIVSLSAPVASVSSDHRYESPLKEKGLQFSESNSKSRKVGKGHIVHSPGSASSLRRSSRLKGKN, encoded by the exons ATGCAGGGTTCAGGGAAGAGCAATATGAGGACGCGGATGGCGGAAATGCGGTTAGTATGCGAGCGAGAAATTCCCATTCAGCAGCACAGAATTGACTCTTTGCATACTTTATATTCGAATCGTTTCGACTTTGCAAAGTCCGAAGCCCAGCGTACCATTCAGCTTCAAG AGAAATTGGGAAAGCTTAAAGGGGAATTAAGAGAAGCTGAGGATGCTTTAGTGAAGGCTCTTGCTG TCAAAACTCGAAAAGAGGCAAAGAGGATGGCGATAGAGGAGTCTATATCTGTTATGAAAGCTAGAGTTGAAGAGTTAAAAGGAATTGTGGAAGATcaaaggggaagaaaaaatgaGTATGCTGCTATAATATCTCAACAATCTGAAG CATTGACTGCTTGTAAAGACAAGTGTAATCAGAACAAAGAACACAGGGAGCAAATAGAAGAGGCTATTTCATGGTATAACAAGGTCCTTGGTTTCCGCATTGAATGTGGTCATG GTGTAAAGTTCATATTCTCTAGCATTAATCCAAAGAACCCAAATGAGGAGTACTCATTTATCATTCGCCATGAGAATGAGAAATACACGT TGCTTAACTGCGATCCACATTTGAGTGACACAAAAGAGCTGGTTTATGAGTTAAATAAAACCAATGGACTGTTCAAATTTGTCAGAACCATGAGAGAGAAGTTTCAAGAAGCTGTGGCACGTG GAATTACTCTGCATGGATCGTCTCTTGATCAAGACTCTTCAATAGTTTCCCTTTCTGCTCCAGTAGCTTCAGTTTCAAGTGATCACAGATACGAATCTCCGCTCAAGGAAAAGGGACTTCAATTTTCTGAATCTAACAGCAAGTCAAGAAAAGTTGGCAAAGGACACATAGTTCACTCGCCCGGATCTGCCTCTTCTCTTCGCCGTTCCTCACGTTTGAAG
- the LOC105157256 gene encoding probable LRR receptor-like serine/threonine-protein kinase At4g26540: MPVHPCSLFFFFFFLFQVAFSLNPQGQALLSWKISSLSGSLDSLSNWNPADEKPCRWFGVSCNFKNEVVELNLRYIDLHGSFPSNFSSLESLNKLVLSGINLTGPIPEIIGNLQELRLLDLSDNGLSGEIPSWICRLKKLERLSLNTNRLVGSIPDEIGNLTGLVELTIFDNQLSGGIPGSIGNLNRLQVIRAGGNKNLAGPLPQEIGNCTSLVLLGLAETSISGFLPPSLGLLKNLQTLAVYTSLISGQIPPELGDCTALRNIYLYENSLTGSIPAQLGNLRNLQSLLLWQNNLVGTIPPELGNCQQLLIIDASMNSLTGSIPESFGNLSLLQELQLSMNQISGMIPKQIGNCKALSHIELDNNQMTGNIPSELGNLTNLTLLFLWQNRLEGNIPPFLSSCRNLEAVDLSQNALTGPIPSGIFNLQNLNKLLLLANNLSGSIPPEIGNCSSLIRFRANNNKLTGNVPPDIGRLKNLNFLDLGSNRLSGIIPSEISGCQNLTFLDLHSNSISGNLPGNLNQLVTLQFLDVSDNLIEGTLGSSLGSLSSLTKLILGKNRFSGLIPSQLGSCSRLQLLDLSNNELEGQIPGSLGRIPALEISLNLSWNKLSGGIPEEFTALNRLGVLDISYNQLSGDLHCLADLQNLVVLNVSHNNFSGHVPDTPFFTKLPLSVLSGNPELCFSGNGCSADKGSTTRHSKAARIAMVVLLCMACVLLMTALYIILGAQIQDRRTNDMDNEEEELGGPWDITVYQKLDLSIIDVAKCLTDVNVIGHGQSGMVYRAIIPSGSTIAVKRFRASDKHSASAFSSEIMTLARIRHRNIVRLLGWATNRKTKLLFYDYLPNGTLGSLLHEGCGERVEWEIWFKIALGIAEGLAYLHHDCVPPILHRDVKTHNILLGNRYEPCLADFGLARFLEDETGSFSAYPQFAGSYGYFAPEYASMLKITEKSDVYSYGIVLLEIITGKKPVDPSFPDGQHIIQWARDHLKSKKNPVDIIDQKLQGHPDTQVQEMLQALGIALLCTSNRPEDRPTMKDVVALLKEIRHESVGGGDPTHKSMTKSLTSASEVSSFSSSSITPAQLLLLQRSSNCSLAYSSSSKSHNTRHQ; encoded by the exons ATGCCTGTTCATCCATGCtccttgttctttttcttcttctttcttttccagGTCGCCTTCTCCCTCAATCCACAGGGCCAAGCTCTTCTCTCCTGGAAGATAAGCAGCCTGAGTGGATCACTTGATTCATTGAGCAATTGGAATCCCGCCGACGAGAAACCGTGCCGGTGGTTTGGTGTCTCCTGCAACTTCAAGAATGAAGTTGTGGAGCTGAACTTGAGGTACATTGATTTACATGGGAGTTTTCCTTCTAACTTCAGTTCATTGGAGTCTCTGAACAAGCTTGTCTTGTCGGGGATTAATCTCACAGGCCCGATACCTGAGATAATTGGAAATCTTCAGGAGCTGAGGCTCCTGGATTTGAGTGACAATGGACTGAGTGGTGAAATCCCAAGTTGGATTTGTCGCCTGAAGAAGCTCGAACGCCTTTCTCTTAACACGAACAGGCTGGTAGGATCGATCCCCGATGAAATCGGAAACCTGACAGGGCTTGTGGAGCTGACAATCTTTGATAATCAACTCAGTGGTGGAATTCCAGGCAGTATTGGCAATCTTAATAGATTGCAAGTGATTAGAGCTGGTGGCAACAAGAATCTTGCAGGTCCTCTTCCTCAAGAAATCGGGAACTGCACTAGTTTAGTGTTGTTAGGCCTGGCGGAGACGAGCATTTCGGGTTTCCTTCCACCTTCCCTCGGCCTGTTGAAGAATCTCCAAACTCTGGCTGTTTATACTTCCCTTATATCCGGCCAGATCCCACCGGAACTTGGCGACTGCACCGCCCTGAGGAACATTTATCTGTATGAAAACTCTTTAACTGGTTCGATCCCAGCCCAGCTAGGAAACCTTCGGAATCTCCAAAGCCTCCTCCTCTGGCAAAATAATTTGGTGGGCACTATTCCTCCTGAGCTTGGAAACTGTCAACAATTGCTGATTATCGACGCGTCCATGAATTCTTTAACTGGCAGCATTCCTGAATCATTCGGGAACCTGAGCCTGTTGCAAGAGCTGCAGCTGAGTATGAACCAAATTTCAGGAATGATTCCGAAACAAATCGGGAATTGCAAGGCTCTATCTCATATTGAGCTTGACAATAATCAAATGACAGGCAACATTCCTTCAGAGTTGGGGAACCTGACAAATTTAACTCTGTTATTTCTGTGGCAAAACCGCCTCGAGGGTAATATTCCACCATTTTTATCTTCTTGTCGTAATCTGGAGGCTGTTGATCTGTCACAAAATGCATTGACAGGACCGATTCCGAGCGGTATTTTCAACTTGCAGAATCTGAACAAGCTTTTGCTGCTGGCGAACAATCTTTCTGGTTCTATACCCCCTGAAATTGGGAACTGTTCGTCGCTGATTCGATTCCGGGCTAACAATAATAAGCTGACAGGGAATGTGCCTCCAGATATTGGGAGGTTGAAGaatctgaattttttggaTCTTGGATCCAACCGGCTATCCGGGATTATACCGAGTGAGATTTCAGGATGCCAAAATCTCACTTTTCTTGACCTCCACTCAAATTCGATATCTGGCAACTTGCCAGGCAATCTGAATCAGCTTGTTACTCTCCAGTTTCTTGATGTTTCTGATAATCTCATAGAAGGTACTTTGGGTTCAAGCCTTGGCTCATTGAGTTCACTCACAAAGCTTATTCTTGGAAAGAACAGGTTCTCCGGTTTGATCCCGAGCCAACTTGGCTCATGCTCCAGGCTTCAGTTACTTGATTTAAGCAACAATGAGCTTGAAGGCCAGATTCCAGGGAGTCTGGGAAGGATTCCGGCATTGGAAATTTCTCTGAATTTGAGCTGGAATAAACTTTCCGGTGGAATTCCTGAGGAGTTCACGGCCTTGAACAGGCTGGGAGTCTTGGACATTTCTTACAACCAACTGTCTGGGGACCTTCATTGTTTAGCCGACCTCCAAAACCTTGTAGTCCTCAATGTTTCCCACAACAACTTTTCAGGACACGTGCCCGACACACCATTCTTCACCAAGCTGCCACTTAGTGTCCTATCTGGCAACCCTGAGCTCTGCTTTTCCGGTAACGGATGCTCTGCTGACAAAGGCAGTACCACCAGGCACAGCAAGGCGGCAAGGATTGCAATGGTGGTGTTACTTTGTATGGCATGCGTGCTGCTTATGACAGCACTCTATATTATCCTTGGAGCACAAATCCAAGACCGTAGGACCAATGATATGGACAACGAGGAAGAGGAGTTAGGCGGCCCATGGGACATCACCGTGTATCAGAAACTCGACTTATCCATTATCGATGTTGCCAAGTGCTTAACCGATGTAAATGTGATTGGACACGGTCAATCAGGCATGGTGTACCGAGCAATAATCCCGTCCGGATCAACCATCGCTGTAAAAAGATTCCGTGCATCGGATAAGCACTCTGCGTCCGCATTTTCGTCTGAGATAATGACACTAGCCCGCATACGACACCGCAACATTGTTAGGCTATTGGGATGGGCTACTAATAGGAAGACGAAGTTGTTGTTCTATGACTACTTGCCTAATGGTACACTAGGTTCATTGTTACACGAGGGATGTGGTGAAAGAGTGGAGTGGGAGATTTGGTTTAAGATAGCGTTAGGCATTGCCGAGGGCTTAGCCTACTTGCACCATGATTGCGTGCCACCCATCCTCCACCGTGACGTCAAGACACACAACATACTCTTGGGGAACAGATATGAACCATGTTTAGCAGACTTTGGGCTTGCAAGGTTTCTTGAAGATGAAACTGGTTCGTTTTCAGCATATCCCCAATTTGCTGGATCATATGGATACTTTGCTCCTG AATATGCATCCATGCTAAAAATTACCGAAAAGAGTGATGTGTACAGCTATGGGATCGTCTTGCTAGAGATCATAACAGGGAAGAAGCCGGTCGACCCCTCGTTCCCTGACGGCCAACACATAATTCAGTGGGCACGAGATCATCTGAAGAGCAAAAAGAACCCTGTCGATATCATTGATCAGAAACTCCAAGGCCATCCAGATACACAAGTACAAGAAATGCTCCAAGCCCTCGGAATAGCCCTCCTCTGCACCAGCAACCGGCCAGAGGACCGTCCCACGATGAAAGATGTGGTGGCCTTATTGAAAGAAATCAGGCACGAGTCGGTTGGCGGAGGGGATCCAACTCATAAGTCCATGACTAAATCTTTGACAAGTGCTTCTGAAGTTTCGTCATTTTCTTCATCATCGATAACTCCAGCCCAACTGTTGCTTCTCCAACGGTCGTCTAACTGCTCCCTCGCTTACTCCTCTTCCTCCAAAAGCCACAATACAAGGCATCAATAA
- the LOC105157459 gene encoding pentatricopeptide repeat-containing protein At1g62350: protein MSRQGQKLLWQASGRMLLHSNPLKTNTRNVVMGAASSPSLSIWRRKKEMGKEGLMVAKELKRLQSHPLRFDRFMKTHVSRLLKSDLVAVLAEFQRQNLVPLCMKLYDVVRKETWYRPDMFFYRDMLMMLARNKKVNEARTVWNDLKREEVLFDQHTFGDLIRAFLDSGLPDEAMRIYDEMRSSPDPPLSLPYRVILKGLIPYPELREKVKDDFL, encoded by the exons ATGTCGCGTCAAGGTCAGAAACTGCTATGGCAGGCCTCAGGTCGAATGTTGCTGCACTCTAACCCACTTAAAACTAACACTAGAAATGTCGTAATGGGAGCAGCATCTAGCCCTAGCTTGTCGATATGGCGGCGGAAGAAGGAAATGGGAAAGGAGGGGTTAATGGTGGCGAAAGAGCTCAAGCGCCTGCAGAGCCACCCATTGCGGTTTGACCGGTTCATGAAAACCCATGTTTCCCGCCTCCTCAAATCCGATCTTGTTGCAGTCCTTGCCGAGTTTCAACGCCAAAACCTCGTCCCTCTCTGCATGAAG TTGTATGATGTGGTGCGGAAGGAAACATGGTATCGGCCGGATATGTTCTTCTACAGGGATATGCTCATGATGCTTGCCAGAAACAAAAAGGTTAATGAAGCAAGGACAGTATGGAATGATTTGAAGAGAGAGGAAGTCCTTTTTGATCAGCATACCTTTGGAGACCTTATTAGGGCCTTTCTCGACAGTGGATTGCCAGATGAAGCGATGCGAATATATGATGAAATGAGAAGTTCCCCAGACCCCCCACTATCTTTGCCTTATCGCGTCATACTGAAAGGGCTAATCCCGTACCCTGAATTGAGGGAGAAGGTGAAGGATGACTTCTTG